Proteins from one Hydrogenivirga caldilitoris genomic window:
- a CDS encoding DNA adenine methylase, with product MLFKVAQKPKPFVKWAGGKRQLLRVLIANVPKTFNTYIEPMVGGGALLFELMPERGIISDINYELINAYRVIRDNVDELIESLKKHRNEESYFYKVRAQNPEKLSPVERASRFIYLNKTCYNGLYRENSKGEFNVPFGKYKNPKICDEENLRAVSEFLNSSHVQILCQDYKDTCELAKKGDFVYLDPPYHPLSKTASFTKYNRYDFTEEDQIELSKVFRELDKKGCYVMLSNSNTEFVKKLYKGYQIEEIEAGRAINCKGEGRKRDKIELLIRNF from the coding sequence ATGCTGTTTAAGGTAGCTCAAAAACCAAAACCCTTCGTGAAGTGGGCAGGCGGTAAAAGGCAACTCCTGAGAGTTCTAATAGCAAATGTGCCCAAGACATTCAATACATACATTGAGCCTATGGTTGGCGGTGGTGCGCTACTGTTTGAGCTTATGCCTGAGAGGGGTATCATTTCCGATATAAATTACGAGCTAATAAACGCTTATAGGGTTATCAGAGACAACGTAGATGAGCTTATAGAGAGTCTCAAGAAACACAGGAACGAGGAGAGTTACTTCTACAAAGTTCGTGCTCAAAACCCTGAAAAACTCTCACCTGTGGAAAGGGCAAGTCGGTTTATATACCTGAATAAGACCTGCTACAACGGGCTCTACAGGGAGAACTCCAAGGGTGAATTTAACGTTCCCTTTGGAAAATACAAAAACCCTAAGATATGCGACGAGGAAAACCTAAGAGCGGTTTCAGAGTTCTTAAACTCCTCACACGTACAGATCCTATGTCAGGATTACAAGGATACCTGCGAGCTGGCAAAGAAGGGGGATTTTGTCTACCTTGACCCGCCCTATCACCCCCTTTCTAAAACAGCCTCCTTCACCAAGTACAACCGTTATGACTTTACGGAGGAGGATCAGATAGAATTGTCCAAAGTCTTCAGGGAGTTGGACAAGAAAGGGTGTTACGTTATGCTCTCTAACTCAAACACAGAGTTTGTAAAGAAGCTCTACAAAGGCTACCAGATAGAAGAGATAGAAGCAGGCAGGGCTATAAACTGCAAAGGAGAAGGTAGGAAAAGGGATAAGATAGAATTGCTTATAAGGAACTTCTGA
- the tilS gene encoding tRNA lysidine(34) synthetase TilS, producing MKEVSKLLRKVIRLQKEERLIPHQSSVLVAFSGGVDSVSLTDALLELKDFFGFKRLSLAHFNHKLRVEADREEEFCRGFAEERKLEIFVGSENVGEVARSSKRNLEEVARELRYRFLRSIKDREGFDLIATAHHLNDLVETALIWLSRGAGVEGLLGFEPKEGDIVRPMYKVKKEEILSYAKVRNLRWVEDTSNRDPRFFRNRIRMEVIPVLKSINPNLEETFLRTRNILKDEEELLKRLSRELLYRARNEDCLEVKVLTQAHVSLQRRAIREFTGIRNFSKVEQVRNLLSKGGEVSLGEGVKVVRKGAFLCLKKSL from the coding sequence ATGAAAGAAGTTAGCAAGCTCCTCAGAAAGGTTATAAGACTCCAGAAAGAGGAAAGGCTGATACCCCATCAAAGCTCAGTCCTGGTGGCTTTCTCCGGGGGAGTTGACTCAGTTTCCCTTACGGATGCCCTACTTGAACTTAAGGACTTTTTCGGGTTCAAAAGGCTCTCTTTAGCCCACTTCAACCACAAGCTGAGGGTGGAGGCAGACAGGGAGGAGGAGTTCTGTAGAGGGTTTGCTGAGGAAAGAAAGCTTGAAATATTCGTAGGGAGCGAGAATGTAGGAGAGGTTGCCCGAAGTAGCAAGAGAAATCTTGAAGAGGTTGCAAGAGAGCTCAGATATCGCTTCTTAAGGTCCATAAAGGATAGAGAGGGTTTTGACCTCATAGCCACAGCCCACCACTTGAACGACCTGGTTGAAACAGCCTTAATATGGCTCTCCAGAGGAGCCGGGGTTGAGGGGCTTTTGGGCTTTGAACCGAAAGAGGGAGATATAGTCAGACCTATGTATAAAGTGAAAAAGGAAGAGATACTCTCTTACGCCAAGGTGAGGAATCTAAGGTGGGTGGAAGACACGAGCAACAGGGACCCAAGGTTCTTCAGAAACAGGATAAGGATGGAAGTTATCCCTGTATTGAAGAGTATAAATCCGAACCTGGAAGAGACTTTTCTGAGAACAAGGAACATCCTCAAAGATGAGGAAGAACTACTTAAAAGATTATCCAGGGAACTCCTTTATAGGGCAAGAAACGAAGATTGCCTTGAGGTTAAGGTATTAACACAGGCACACGTTTCCCTTCAAAGAAGGGCTATAAGGGAGTTTACCGGTATAAGAAACTTCTCCAAGGTGGAGCAGGTTAGGAACCTTCTGAGCAAAGGAGGTGAAGTATCCTTGGGTGAAGGTGTTAAGGTAGTGAGGAAAGGTGCCTTCCTTTGCTTGAAAAAGAGCCTCTAA
- the mtnP gene encoding S-methyl-5'-thioadenosine phosphorylase, with product MLGIIGGSGLYKLENIKIRDEVYVNTPFGGPSSPVIIGELEGKRVAFLARHGKDHSYPPHLVPYKANLWALREIGVNRVLAISAVGSINKLFRAGDFVIIDNFLDFTRKRDSTYYEGKFSAEVEGNDEVARLLREKKVVHIDVTEPYCPQVRNSLMDILEEKHFKYHPAGTYACTEGPRFETAAEIRMLEKLGADVVGMTGYPEVVLARELTMCYASLCVVANPAAGISGYRLTSKEVLELMAEREENIKEVIMELILKLPEERSCGCDKVLEGAEV from the coding sequence ATGCTTGGGATAATCGGGGGAAGCGGGTTATACAAGCTTGAAAACATAAAGATAAGGGATGAGGTTTACGTAAATACCCCCTTCGGGGGTCCCTCCTCCCCTGTAATAATCGGTGAACTTGAAGGTAAGCGTGTGGCTTTCTTGGCAAGACACGGCAAAGACCACTCTTATCCCCCGCACCTTGTTCCTTACAAGGCAAATCTGTGGGCATTGAGAGAGATTGGAGTTAACCGTGTTCTTGCCATATCAGCGGTAGGCAGCATAAATAAGCTCTTTAGAGCCGGTGATTTTGTGATAATAGACAACTTCCTTGACTTTACCAGGAAGAGAGACTCTACATACTATGAAGGGAAGTTCTCTGCAGAAGTAGAAGGAAACGATGAGGTAGCAAGGCTCCTGAGGGAGAAAAAGGTAGTCCACATAGATGTGACGGAACCATACTGTCCTCAAGTAAGAAACAGCCTTATGGATATACTTGAGGAAAAGCATTTCAAGTATCATCCTGCAGGAACATACGCCTGCACCGAGGGACCCCGTTTTGAAACAGCTGCCGAGATAAGGATGTTGGAGAAGTTGGGAGCAGACGTAGTCGGTATGACGGGTTACCCTGAGGTTGTGTTGGCAAGGGAGCTTACTATGTGCTATGCATCTCTGTGTGTAGTTGCCAATCCAGCTGCTGGAATATCAGGCTACAGGCTTACGAGCAAGGAAGTTCTTGAGCTCATGGCAGAAAGGGAAGAGAACATAAAGGAAGTTATAATGGAGCTGATACTGAAACTTCCCGAAGAGAGAAGCTGCGGCTGTGACAAGGTTCTTGAGGGAGCAGAAGTGTGA
- a CDS encoding sodium-dependent transporter — translation MNRGIERERWATRIGLILAMAGNAVGLGNFLRFPVQAAENGGGAFMIPYIIAFLIIGIPLMWIEWAIGRYGGTQGHGTTPAIFYLLWKNRLSKVVGVFGLWIPLVVIIYYVYIESWTLGFAIKFLLGLVPTLPADGSDPNTYLKPFETFLRSYVGSGEDFITPSVYAYFVFIVTILINILILSRGVSKGIEAFAKVAMPTLFILAVILVVRVFLLDTGVGNALQGLSFLWKPDLSKLTDPGVWIAASGQIFFTLSLGFGAIITYASYVRKDQDITLSGLTAASLNETAEVVLGGSLAIPAAVAFFGVANAVAIAQSGAFNLGFISLPAIFANMPAGTFLGFMWFFLLFFAGLTSSIALMQPLIAFFEDEFGLSRQNSVYITAGVVFFSAHLVIFLNRSLDEMDFWAGTIGVVFFGLLEMVLFMWIFGGQKAWEEMNRGGIIRIPKVYYYVMRYITPVFLLLLLGAWGKEYMPKILSESHWTVWVTRFYLIGLFLFLTLLVFIAERRNPKEVQCE, via the coding sequence ATGAACAGGGGTATTGAAAGGGAAAGATGGGCTACCCGCATAGGTTTAATCTTGGCAATGGCGGGTAATGCCGTAGGTCTTGGGAACTTTCTTCGCTTTCCCGTTCAAGCTGCAGAGAACGGCGGCGGAGCCTTTATGATTCCTTACATAATAGCCTTTCTGATAATAGGAATTCCTTTGATGTGGATAGAGTGGGCTATCGGTAGATACGGTGGTACTCAGGGACATGGAACAACACCGGCGATCTTTTATCTTCTCTGGAAAAACAGGCTCTCAAAGGTAGTAGGTGTGTTTGGACTCTGGATCCCCCTTGTCGTTATCATCTACTATGTTTACATTGAGTCTTGGACTTTAGGTTTCGCTATAAAGTTTCTTCTGGGTCTTGTTCCCACACTACCAGCTGACGGGAGCGATCCAAATACCTACTTGAAGCCCTTTGAAACTTTTCTCAGAAGCTACGTAGGGAGCGGAGAGGATTTTATAACGCCTTCAGTCTATGCTTATTTTGTATTTATCGTAACTATCCTGATAAATATCCTGATTTTGAGCAGAGGTGTTTCAAAAGGTATAGAAGCATTTGCAAAGGTAGCTATGCCAACCCTCTTTATTCTTGCGGTCATCCTTGTGGTCAGGGTATTCCTGTTGGATACAGGTGTAGGAAATGCCCTTCAAGGGCTTAGCTTCCTGTGGAAGCCTGACTTAAGCAAGCTCACAGACCCCGGCGTGTGGATAGCAGCCTCTGGACAGATATTCTTTACACTCAGCTTGGGTTTTGGCGCGATAATAACATACGCCTCTTATGTCAGAAAAGACCAGGATATAACACTGAGTGGTCTTACTGCTGCCTCTTTAAATGAAACAGCTGAAGTGGTTCTCGGAGGTTCTCTCGCCATCCCTGCAGCGGTTGCCTTCTTTGGTGTCGCCAATGCAGTGGCTATCGCTCAGTCTGGGGCTTTCAACCTTGGATTTATAAGCCTCCCAGCCATATTTGCCAATATGCCAGCAGGAACCTTCCTGGGTTTTATGTGGTTCTTCCTTCTTTTCTTTGCAGGGCTGACTTCTTCTATAGCCCTCATGCAACCCCTCATAGCTTTCTTTGAAGATGAGTTCGGACTTTCACGACAGAACTCAGTGTACATAACTGCAGGAGTGGTTTTCTTCAGCGCTCATCTGGTTATATTCTTGAACCGCTCCCTTGATGAAATGGATTTCTGGGCAGGAACTATCGGTGTCGTATTTTTCGGGCTTCTGGAGATGGTTCTATTCATGTGGATATTCGGTGGGCAGAAAGCCTGGGAGGAGATGAATAGAGGAGGCATCATACGTATACCTAAGGTCTACTATTACGTGATGAGATACATTACCCCAGTATTTCTCCTTCTCCTCCTGGGGGCATGGGGCAAGGAGTACATGCCAAAAATTCTCTCCGAAAGCCATTGGACGGTGTGGGTGACAAGGTTCTATCTGATAGGACTGTTTCTCTTCTTGACACTTCTGGTCTTTATAGCCGAAAGGAGAAATCCCAAGGAGGTTCAATGTGAATAG
- the ftsH gene encoding ATP-dependent zinc metalloprotease FtsH, whose amino-acid sequence MQMFKSFFVWILIIGATIVAFNIFEQRHELATKVPLNSLVQLVDEGKVQQVQVKGRTIIATTKDGQRIETAIPPGSTVVDEFVKKGVRVEVESGDTGSGWLLNLFISWLPILLFIGIWIALMRQMSGGGGANGPGRAFSFGKSRAKVYIEEKPKVTFGDVAGIDEVKDEVKEIIEYLKDPLKFQKLGGRPPKGVLLYGEPGVGKTLLAKAIAGEAHVPFISISGSDFVEMFVGVGAARVRDLFETAKKHAPCIVFIDEIDAVGRTRGALNLGGGHDEREQTLNQLLVEMDGFDTSEGIIVIAATNRPDILDPALLRPGRFDRQIFIPKPDVKGRYEILKVHARNKKLAPDVDLELVARATPGFNGADLENLLNEAALLAARKGREHISMEEIEEAIDRITMGLERKGMVISPKEKEKIAYHEAGHALMGFMTEDSDPVHKVSIIPRGMALGVTQQLPIDDKHIYDRKNLFNRILIMMGGRAAEEVFYGKDGITTGAENDLQRATELAYKMVSMWGMSEKVGPIAIKRVNNPFLGGVTNSIDTSPELLREIDEEVKKILASAYETAKATIEAHKEPLKAVVKKLLEKESISCEEFVEVLKLYGVEVKTKCKQEEHKTFEVAAEEEAKKEEKEVV is encoded by the coding sequence GTGCAGATGTTCAAGAGCTTTTTTGTTTGGATACTCATAATAGGCGCCACCATAGTTGCCTTTAACATATTTGAGCAGAGGCACGAGCTTGCAACAAAAGTCCCCTTAAACAGTCTTGTCCAGCTTGTTGACGAAGGGAAGGTTCAGCAGGTCCAGGTTAAGGGGAGAACGATAATAGCCACCACGAAGGATGGACAGAGGATAGAAACTGCCATACCCCCAGGCTCTACCGTGGTTGATGAGTTTGTAAAGAAAGGCGTAAGGGTTGAGGTAGAGTCTGGAGACACCGGCAGCGGCTGGCTTTTAAATCTGTTCATATCCTGGCTCCCTATACTCCTCTTCATAGGTATATGGATAGCTCTAATGAGACAGATGAGCGGTGGCGGAGGAGCGAATGGACCGGGGAGAGCCTTCTCTTTTGGAAAGAGCAGAGCAAAGGTTTATATAGAAGAGAAGCCAAAGGTGACCTTTGGAGATGTAGCAGGCATAGATGAGGTAAAGGACGAGGTAAAAGAGATAATTGAGTATCTGAAAGACCCACTCAAGTTTCAGAAGCTTGGAGGAAGACCTCCAAAAGGAGTTCTGCTCTATGGAGAGCCAGGTGTTGGTAAGACCCTCTTGGCAAAAGCCATAGCAGGTGAAGCTCACGTTCCCTTTATATCTATCTCAGGCTCAGACTTCGTGGAGATGTTTGTCGGCGTTGGTGCTGCAAGAGTCAGAGACCTTTTTGAAACTGCAAAAAAGCACGCCCCGTGCATAGTCTTCATAGATGAGATTGACGCTGTTGGCAGGACAAGAGGCGCCCTTAACCTGGGTGGCGGACACGATGAAAGAGAGCAAACCCTGAACCAGCTCCTGGTTGAGATGGACGGCTTTGATACCTCAGAGGGCATTATAGTTATAGCGGCTACCAACAGACCCGATATCCTTGACCCAGCCCTTTTGAGACCTGGCAGGTTTGATAGGCAGATATTCATACCCAAGCCAGATGTTAAGGGAAGGTACGAAATATTAAAAGTACATGCAAGGAACAAGAAGCTCGCACCAGACGTTGACCTTGAACTTGTTGCAAGAGCAACACCCGGCTTCAACGGTGCAGACCTTGAGAACCTCCTGAATGAGGCAGCTCTTCTGGCTGCGAGGAAAGGAAGAGAACACATATCAATGGAAGAGATAGAAGAGGCAATAGACCGCATAACAATGGGGCTTGAGAGGAAGGGAATGGTTATCTCTCCCAAAGAGAAGGAAAAGATAGCCTACCATGAAGCCGGGCACGCCCTTATGGGTTTCATGACGGAGGACTCCGACCCTGTTCACAAGGTCTCAATAATTCCAAGAGGTATGGCTCTCGGTGTAACCCAGCAACTGCCAATAGATGACAAACACATATACGACAGGAAGAACCTGTTCAATAGGATCTTGATAATGATGGGTGGAAGGGCAGCGGAAGAAGTCTTTTACGGCAAGGACGGAATAACCACGGGTGCGGAGAACGACCTCCAAAGGGCAACAGAGCTTGCCTACAAGATGGTGTCCATGTGGGGAATGAGCGAAAAGGTTGGTCCCATAGCTATAAAAAGGGTGAACAACCCCTTCCTGGGAGGAGTAACCAACAGTATAGATACAAGTCCAGAGCTCCTAAGGGAGATTGATGAGGAGGTGAAGAAGATACTCGCCTCAGCTTACGAAACCGCAAAAGCTACCATAGAAGCCCACAAAGAGCCTCTAAAGGCTGTTGTAAAAAAGCTTTTGGAGAAGGAGTCCATATCCTGCGAAGAATTTGTTGAGGTCTTGAAGCTATACGGGGTTGAGGTTAAGACCAAGTGTAAACAGGAAGAGCACAAGACCTTTGAGGTTGCAGCAGAAGAAGAGGCTAAAAAAGAAGAGAAGGAGGTTGTCTGA
- the leuC gene encoding 3-isopropylmalate dehydratase large subunit, translated as MGMTITEKILAAHAGKKEVRAGDLITAKIDLAMANDVTAPLAIKTLEKHGIDRVFDPNKIALVLSHFVPAKDIKSAEQAKIVRDFARKHGIKYFFEEGEGIEHTILPERGIVVPGDLVVGADSHTCTYGGIGAFATGVGSTDIAYAMATGEIWLRVPESMKFIFYGKLKPWVMGKDLILHTIGEIGVDGALYRAMEFEGEAIRELSVEQRLTITNMAIEAGGKSGIISPDEKTIEYVKERAQKEWKVYESDPDAEYHSIYEWDAGKIEPLVAWPYLPSNVHPVSESTHISIDQAFIGSCTNGRIEDLRIAAKVFEAAMKQGKKVHPYVRCIVIPASKNVYHQALHEGLIDIFMEAGCVVSTSTCGPCLGGHMGVLAEGERCISSSNRNFPGRMGHPKSESYLANPAVVAASAVLGRIAHPEELVRAEEFAAV; from the coding sequence ATGGGAATGACGATCACGGAGAAAATACTTGCCGCACATGCAGGCAAGAAAGAGGTCAGAGCTGGAGACCTCATAACAGCAAAAATTGACCTGGCTATGGCCAACGACGTTACAGCCCCCCTTGCCATTAAAACCCTTGAAAAGCATGGAATTGACAGGGTCTTTGACCCCAACAAAATAGCCCTCGTCCTCTCTCATTTCGTGCCTGCAAAGGATATAAAGTCCGCAGAGCAGGCAAAGATAGTGAGAGACTTTGCAAGGAAACACGGAATAAAGTACTTCTTTGAAGAGGGAGAGGGCATAGAACATACTATCCTCCCCGAGCGCGGAATAGTCGTACCAGGGGATCTGGTTGTCGGGGCTGACTCCCATACCTGCACCTACGGTGGGATAGGTGCCTTCGCTACAGGAGTGGGTTCTACAGACATAGCGTACGCTATGGCTACCGGTGAAATATGGCTCAGGGTCCCTGAAAGCATGAAATTTATCTTTTACGGAAAACTCAAGCCTTGGGTTATGGGTAAGGATCTTATTCTTCACACTATAGGCGAGATAGGTGTGGATGGAGCTCTCTACAGGGCTATGGAGTTTGAAGGAGAAGCTATAAGAGAGCTATCAGTAGAACAGAGGCTTACCATAACCAACATGGCTATTGAAGCCGGTGGAAAGAGTGGGATAATCTCCCCCGATGAAAAAACAATAGAGTATGTGAAGGAGCGTGCCCAAAAAGAGTGGAAGGTGTATGAAAGTGACCCGGATGCGGAGTATCACTCCATATATGAATGGGATGCGGGAAAGATTGAACCTCTTGTTGCCTGGCCCTATCTTCCCTCCAACGTCCACCCTGTGAGCGAATCTACCCACATAAGCATAGACCAGGCGTTCATAGGTTCATGTACCAACGGGAGGATTGAAGACCTGAGAATTGCAGCCAAGGTCTTTGAAGCAGCTATGAAACAGGGGAAAAAGGTTCACCCATACGTAAGATGTATAGTTATACCTGCCTCCAAGAACGTTTATCACCAAGCTCTCCACGAGGGACTTATAGACATATTCATGGAAGCGGGATGCGTCGTCTCCACCTCAACCTGCGGACCTTGTCTGGGCGGGCATATGGGTGTTCTTGCAGAAGGGGAAAGGTGTATATCCAGTTCTAACAGGAACTTCCCAGGCAGGATGGGTCATCCCAAATCGGAGTCTTACCTGGCGAATCCCGCAGTTGTAGCTGCCAGCGCCGTGCTGGGTAGAATAGCCCACCCCGAGGAACTCGTTAGGGCAGAAGAGTTCGCAGCGGTATAA
- a CDS encoding TrpB-like pyridoxal phosphate-dependent enzyme: MRKFLLPEGEIPRKWLNIAPLLPEPLEPPLDPETKEPVSPEKLLVIFPEPLVMQEVSDQEWIDIPEEVLDILSLWRPTPLHRAKNLEEFLGTPAKIFYKNESVSPPGSHKPNTAVAQAYYNKISGVKRLTTETGAGQWGSALSFATQFFGIECRVYMVRVSYNQKPYRRVLMETWKGEVIPSPSPYTNAGKQFYEKDPEHPGSLGIAISEAIEEAATRDDTKYSLGSVLNHVLLHQTVIGLEAKRQMEEAGFYPDVVIGAVGGGSNFAGLSFPFLADKLRGDKPNLKVLAVEPQACPTLTKGEYRYDFGDTVGLTPLIKMYTLGHDFVPPPIHAGGLRYHGDAPLVCKLYDLGYIDAVAYKQTEVFEAAVTFARTEGIIPAPESSHAIKAAIDEAIRCKETGEEKVILFNLSGHGYFDLSAYDKYLRGELEDS, encoded by the coding sequence GTGAGAAAATTCCTGCTTCCTGAAGGAGAGATACCCAGGAAATGGCTGAACATAGCACCTTTGTTGCCAGAACCCCTTGAACCGCCCCTTGATCCGGAAACGAAAGAGCCCGTGTCTCCGGAAAAGCTTCTGGTTATATTCCCTGAACCACTTGTTATGCAAGAGGTCTCAGACCAGGAGTGGATAGATATCCCCGAGGAAGTTCTGGACATACTTTCCCTATGGAGACCCACTCCCCTTCATAGGGCAAAGAACCTTGAGGAATTTCTTGGAACGCCAGCCAAAATATTCTACAAAAACGAGAGCGTCTCACCTCCTGGCTCTCACAAGCCCAATACTGCGGTTGCCCAGGCTTATTACAATAAAATTTCTGGCGTTAAAAGGCTCACAACTGAAACAGGTGCTGGTCAATGGGGAAGCGCTCTTTCCTTCGCTACCCAGTTTTTCGGTATAGAGTGCAGGGTGTACATGGTCAGGGTAAGCTACAACCAGAAACCTTACAGAAGGGTACTGATGGAAACTTGGAAGGGAGAAGTTATACCCTCACCAAGCCCTTACACTAACGCTGGTAAGCAGTTTTACGAAAAAGACCCTGAGCATCCGGGAAGTCTGGGAATAGCTATAAGCGAAGCTATAGAGGAGGCAGCAACGAGAGATGACACAAAGTATTCCCTCGGAAGTGTCCTGAACCACGTCCTCCTTCATCAGACAGTTATAGGCTTGGAAGCCAAGAGACAGATGGAGGAAGCTGGGTTTTATCCTGACGTTGTGATAGGTGCCGTGGGCGGAGGTTCAAACTTTGCCGGGTTGTCCTTCCCATTTCTGGCAGATAAATTAAGGGGGGATAAACCCAACCTGAAGGTTCTCGCAGTGGAGCCCCAAGCCTGCCCCACCCTTACGAAAGGTGAGTATAGATACGACTTCGGTGATACGGTTGGTCTTACACCCCTCATAAAGATGTATACACTCGGGCACGATTTCGTTCCCCCGCCCATACACGCAGGAGGCTTGAGATACCATGGAGACGCTCCCTTAGTATGCAAACTTTACGACCTTGGATACATAGATGCGGTGGCTTATAAGCAAACGGAAGTTTTTGAGGCTGCAGTCACCTTTGCGAGGACAGAGGGGATAATTCCTGCCCCAGAATCCTCCCACGCTATAAAGGCGGCTATAGATGAGGCTATCAGGTGCAAGGAAACGGGCGAGGAAAAGGTCATACTTTTTAACCTCTCAGGACATGGATACTTTGACCTCTCAGCTTACGACAAGTATCTGAGGGGAGAGCTAGAGGATAGTTAA
- a CDS encoding tetratricopeptide repeat protein — MIGKVFQIFREKGGLLKALDLWEWYENLDPKYQKRVKKYYSIKVIKNLNFPYKAKHFDSGEVGKPLYTKRTFLASIAQTALLEGDYETAEWLYNEAIKMEGTPLEEHFILNDLVLLAQKLKDFDKMKVYCEKDIELFPEYKDALAERSGGQLPQINAFEVYVYLLEREGKVKEALELVERIKEEGITYPYYDEVSKRLTEKLKDERS, encoded by the coding sequence ATGATAGGGAAGGTTTTTCAGATATTCCGGGAGAAAGGAGGTTTACTGAAAGCCTTAGACCTTTGGGAATGGTATGAAAACCTGGACCCAAAGTACCAGAAGAGAGTAAAGAAATACTACTCTATAAAAGTCATCAAAAATCTCAACTTTCCTTACAAGGCAAAACACTTTGACAGCGGCGAAGTAGGAAAACCCTTATACACTAAGAGAACCTTTCTCGCCTCTATAGCACAAACTGCACTGTTGGAAGGAGACTATGAAACTGCCGAGTGGCTTTACAACGAAGCCATTAAAATGGAAGGAACTCCCCTTGAGGAGCACTTTATACTCAATGACCTTGTTCTCCTGGCTCAGAAACTCAAAGACTTTGATAAGATGAAAGTCTACTGCGAGAAAGATATAGAGCTGTTTCCGGAGTACAAGGATGCCCTTGCAGAACGCTCTGGAGGTCAGCTTCCTCAGATAAACGCCTTTGAGGTTTATGTGTACCTATTGGAAAGGGAAGGAAAAGTTAAAGAAGCCCTTGAGCTTGTGGAGAGAATAAAAGAAGAGGGTATAACGTACCCTTACTACGATGAGGTGAGCAAGAGATTAACAGAGAAGCTGAAAGATGAAAGAAGTTAG
- a CDS encoding FUN14 domain-containing protein — MEDIFGQEVLKDLGFGGALGFLVGFTLKRVFKIAAFILGLYILSLIWLADKGVISVNWAAFGKFAGSFFSSFESFAKTAVRTVSFGGSFAIGFVAGMKV, encoded by the coding sequence ATGGAAGATATATTCGGTCAAGAGGTTTTAAAAGACCTTGGTTTTGGAGGAGCTTTAGGTTTTCTGGTCGGCTTTACTTTGAAGAGGGTTTTCAAAATAGCAGCCTTTATACTTGGTCTTTATATACTCAGTCTCATATGGCTTGCAGATAAAGGGGTTATAAGCGTAAACTGGGCGGCTTTCGGAAAGTTCGCAGGGAGTTTCTTTTCCTCCTTTGAGAGTTTTGCAAAGACAGCAGTCAGGACGGTGTCCTTTGGGGGAAGCTTCGCCATAGGTTTCGTTGCAGGTATGAAAGTATAA